From Sphingobium sp. RAC03, a single genomic window includes:
- a CDS encoding autotransporter assembly complex protein TamA: MTHGLRTRRRFAGRPQAARLLLAPLLLAAPCAAWAQDASPPPSVPDGTMSDVDTQLDAMPDIGLDWPDMGQADTVVPLPADPADVQTAAPDMPATIVTPDAEPEEAVAAFAEIGEERRYTVALDGIDAISDAQFKLRFDELSVLRQGESKAANLAQINRRIKEDSDLLDRLLRAKGYYAARIRGAVSAPPAGSDRLAVRFAITPGTQYLLASVDVAGLAETASREPTLRAAFPPKVGDPVDADKILEGRDALATALSESGYPFAKVDEPEVRIDHEERQGDLDLIVTPGGYRTFGAIRLSNAELFSARHVQNIARFDPGDPYMASDVEDLRRAIVATGLVSSVTLKPTDAGDGEHVDLAIDVRPAPLRTIAGELGYGTGEGYRAEVSWQHRNFFPPEGAVTVRGVVGTQEQTASFTYRRNNFRRRDNVLTGLLSVSNIRREAFDARTITLSGALERTTNILFQKDWVWRVGAELIASDEADAFSGGSRRTFLIGAVPLSLTYDGSDDLLNPTKGFRLGGRISPELSFQNETFGYAKVQLDGSLYQPVGEKLVVAARARFGSILGSTVEQIAPSRRFYAGGGASVRGYGYQAIGPRFGEDDNPVGGKSLAEFSLEARVRFGNFGVVPFIDAGNISTSFLPRFRDLRIGTGLGLRYYSNFGPIRVDVGTPINPQSGDPKIAVYVSLGQAF; encoded by the coding sequence ATGACCCATGGTTTGCGGACCCGACGCCGCTTTGCTGGCCGCCCGCAAGCCGCCCGGCTCCTTCTTGCGCCACTGCTGCTCGCCGCCCCGTGTGCTGCGTGGGCGCAGGATGCGTCGCCGCCGCCCTCCGTCCCCGACGGCACCATGTCCGATGTCGATACCCAGCTAGACGCCATGCCCGACATCGGTCTCGACTGGCCGGACATGGGCCAGGCCGATACCGTCGTACCGCTGCCCGCCGATCCCGCCGATGTGCAGACCGCCGCGCCGGACATGCCCGCTACCATCGTCACCCCCGATGCCGAACCGGAAGAAGCCGTCGCCGCCTTTGCCGAAATCGGCGAAGAGCGCCGCTACACGGTGGCGCTGGACGGCATCGACGCCATCAGCGATGCGCAGTTCAAGCTGCGCTTCGATGAACTGTCGGTCCTGCGCCAGGGCGAGAGCAAGGCCGCCAACCTCGCCCAGATCAACCGCCGCATCAAGGAAGATAGCGACCTGCTCGACCGGCTGCTGCGCGCCAAGGGCTATTATGCCGCGCGCATCCGCGGCGCCGTCTCCGCCCCGCCAGCGGGCAGCGATCGGCTCGCCGTGCGGTTCGCCATCACGCCCGGTACCCAATATCTGCTCGCCTCGGTCGATGTGGCGGGCCTCGCCGAAACCGCCAGCCGCGAACCGACGCTGCGCGCCGCCTTCCCGCCCAAGGTCGGCGACCCGGTCGATGCCGACAAGATACTCGAAGGGCGCGATGCGCTCGCCACCGCCTTGTCGGAAAGCGGTTATCCTTTCGCCAAGGTGGACGAACCCGAAGTGCGGATCGACCATGAGGAACGACAGGGCGACCTCGACCTCATCGTCACGCCCGGCGGCTACCGCACCTTCGGCGCGATCCGCCTGAGCAATGCGGAATTGTTCAGCGCCCGCCATGTCCAGAATATCGCCCGCTTCGATCCCGGCGACCCCTATATGGCCTCCGATGTGGAAGATCTGCGCCGCGCCATCGTCGCGACCGGCCTGGTGTCATCGGTGACGCTGAAGCCGACGGATGCAGGCGATGGCGAGCATGTCGACCTGGCGATCGACGTCCGTCCCGCACCGCTGCGTACCATCGCCGGGGAATTGGGCTATGGCACGGGCGAGGGCTATCGCGCCGAAGTCAGCTGGCAGCATCGCAATTTCTTCCCGCCCGAAGGCGCAGTGACGGTGCGCGGGGTCGTTGGCACGCAGGAACAGACCGCCTCCTTCACCTATCGCCGCAATAATTTCCGCCGCCGCGACAATGTGCTGACCGGCCTGCTGTCGGTCAGCAACATCCGACGCGAAGCTTTTGATGCGCGGACCATCACCCTGTCGGGCGCACTGGAGCGGACCACCAACATCCTGTTCCAAAAGGACTGGGTCTGGCGCGTCGGCGCGGAATTGATCGCATCGGACGAAGCCGATGCCTTTTCCGGCGGTTCACGCCGCACCTTCCTCATCGGCGCGGTGCCGCTCAGCCTCACCTATGACGGCAGCGACGACCTGCTCAACCCGACCAAGGGCTTTCGCCTCGGTGGGCGGATCAGCCCCGAACTCTCCTTTCAAAACGAAACCTTCGGCTATGCCAAGGTGCAGCTCGACGGCAGCCTCTATCAGCCGGTGGGCGAAAAGCTGGTGGTCGCCGCGCGCGCCCGTTTCGGCAGCATCCTTGGCTCGACCGTCGAACAGATCGCGCCATCGCGCCGTTTCTACGCGGGCGGCGGCGCATCGGTGCGCGGCTATGGCTATCAGGCAATCGGCCCGCGCTTTGGCGAGGATGACAATCCCGTGGGCGGCAAGAGCCTCGCCGAATTTTCGCTGGAGGCGCGGGTGCGCTTCGGCAATTTCGGCGTCGTGCCGTTCATCGACGCGGGCAATATCTCAACGAGCTTCCTGCCGCGCTTCCGCGACCTGCGCATCGGCACTGGCCTTGGCCTGCGCTATTACAGCAATTTCGGTCCGATCCGCGTCGATGTCGGCACGCCCATCAATCCGCAATCGGGCGATCCCAAGATCGCCGTCTATGTCTCGCTCGGTCAGGCCTTCTGA